The Psychrobacter sp. LV10R520-6 genome includes a region encoding these proteins:
- the gpmI gene encoding 2,3-bisphosphoglycerate-independent phosphoglycerate mutase, with product MQQQSESLNDSQAQPNNKQNKKVPHVLMILDGFGHREDEKDNAIVAANMPNLDKIYQQYPHGLISASGEDVGLPEGQFGNSEVGHMNLGAGRVLYQDSTRISSELVDREFYKNEALVGAVNAANELGGNVHIMGLLSDGGVHSHQDHIEAMCHSALVHGAKKVFVHCFLDGRDTPPKSSDKYINRLREYVNKLNAHYEGRVQIASIIGRYYAMDRDNRWDRVQKAYELITEGKADRLSTRADGAVQAAYKARETDEFISPTVVIGRDETPYTVNDNDALIFMNFRADRARELAQAFVLPDHEFSGFARHKRPKLAAFVMLTKYSDVLADNAKTSIAYYPASLSNTLGEYLQDKGKTQLRIAETEKYAHVTFFFSGGREAEYEGEERILVPSPDVATYDLQPEMSASEVTDKLVAAIESGKHDVLIVNYANGDMVGHTGIFDAAVQAVEALDVCVGRIETAVRAAGGDMLITADHGNCEQMQDYDSGQVHTQHTTEHVPLIYIGKQKVQVRSGGKLSDVAPTILALMNIEPPAEMTGENLLIPVS from the coding sequence ATGCAGCAACAATCAGAGTCACTTAACGACAGTCAGGCCCAGCCTAATAATAAGCAGAATAAAAAAGTGCCGCATGTCTTAATGATATTGGACGGCTTTGGGCATCGTGAAGACGAAAAAGACAATGCCATCGTTGCCGCCAATATGCCAAATTTAGATAAGATTTATCAGCAATATCCGCACGGGCTGATTTCAGCATCAGGAGAAGATGTGGGTCTACCAGAGGGACAGTTCGGTAACTCAGAAGTCGGGCATATGAACCTAGGCGCCGGTCGTGTTCTCTATCAAGATTCAACTCGTATCTCAAGTGAACTTGTTGACCGTGAGTTCTATAAAAACGAAGCGTTAGTGGGCGCAGTGAACGCGGCTAATGAGTTGGGCGGCAATGTGCATATTATGGGTTTATTGTCTGATGGCGGCGTCCATTCGCATCAAGACCATATCGAAGCCATGTGTCACTCAGCACTAGTTCATGGTGCAAAAAAAGTCTTTGTCCATTGTTTTTTAGATGGTCGCGATACCCCGCCTAAGTCTTCGGATAAATATATTAATCGGTTGCGTGAATATGTGAACAAGCTCAATGCCCACTATGAAGGTCGGGTGCAGATTGCTAGTATCATTGGGCGCTACTATGCGATGGATCGTGACAATCGTTGGGACCGAGTGCAAAAAGCTTATGAATTAATTACCGAAGGTAAAGCGGATCGTCTATCAACCCGTGCCGATGGAGCGGTCCAAGCGGCCTATAAAGCGCGTGAGACCGATGAATTTATTAGTCCTACTGTTGTGATTGGACGAGACGAGACGCCCTATACCGTTAACGATAATGATGCGCTGATTTTTATGAACTTTCGTGCTGACCGTGCTCGTGAGCTTGCGCAAGCGTTCGTCTTACCAGATCATGAGTTTTCAGGTTTTGCCCGTCATAAACGTCCTAAACTTGCGGCCTTTGTGATGTTGACTAAGTACTCAGATGTTTTAGCCGATAATGCGAAGACCAGTATTGCCTATTATCCAGCGTCATTGAGCAATACGCTGGGCGAGTACTTGCAGGATAAAGGTAAAACGCAGCTGCGTATCGCTGAGACTGAAAAGTATGCTCACGTGACGTTCTTCTTTAGCGGCGGTCGCGAGGCAGAATATGAAGGAGAGGAGCGTATCTTAGTACCGTCTCCTGATGTGGCGACTTATGACTTACAACCTGAAATGAGCGCCTCTGAAGTGACCGATAAACTGGTAGCAGCTATTGAGTCAGGCAAACACGACGTATTGATCGTGAACTATGCGAATGGTGATATGGTCGGACACACGGGTATCTTTGATGCGGCGGTGCAAGCAGTAGAAGCGCTAGATGTGTGTGTGGGTCGAATTGAGACCGCAGTACGCGCAGCTGGTGGCGATATGTTGATTACTGCCGATCATGGCAACTGTGAGCAAATGCAAGATTACGACAGTGGTCAGGTACATACCCAACATACCACTGAGCATGTGCCCTTGATTTATATCGGTAAGCAAAAGGTACAAGTACGTAGCGGCGGTAAGCTTAGCGACGTGGCACCTACCATTTTGGCACTGATGAATATTGAGCCACCAGCTGAGATGACTGGAGAAAATTTACTCATTCCAGTTTCTTAA
- a CDS encoding IS607 family transposase, which yields MGKLVSIGEAAKHFGVAQSTLRRWDEDGTLVAKRTENGHRRYDLNEVRPHPLNTPPKLDRKTIAYARVSSRDQKDDLQRQAQVLELYCAKQGWRFETITDFGSGMNYKKKGLKTLLDDILDNKVERLVITHKDRLLRFGAELVFMLCEARDVKVVIINQGEELSFEQELAQDVLEIITVFSARLYGSRSKKNQKLIEAVKQVL from the coding sequence ATGGGAAAACTGGTTAGTATTGGGGAGGCGGCCAAGCATTTTGGGGTTGCTCAATCGACATTAAGACGTTGGGATGAAGATGGTACGTTAGTCGCCAAAAGAACCGAAAATGGTCACAGACGTTATGATTTAAATGAAGTAAGACCACACCCTTTAAATACACCACCAAAATTAGACCGAAAAACCATTGCTTATGCTCGTGTTTCAAGTCGTGACCAAAAAGATGACTTGCAGCGCCAAGCGCAGGTTTTGGAACTTTATTGTGCCAAACAAGGTTGGCGTTTCGAGACAATCACCGATTTTGGTAGTGGTATGAACTATAAGAAGAAAGGCTTAAAAACCCTGCTTGACGACATTCTTGACAACAAAGTCGAGCGACTGGTAATCACCCACAAAGACAGACTTTTACGCTTTGGTGCTGAATTGGTGTTTATGCTATGTGAGGCGCGTGATGTTAAGGTGGTCATTATCAATCAAGGCGAGGAACTTAGTTTTGAGCAAGAATTAGCCCAAGATGTATTAGAGATTATCACTGTATTTTCAGCGAGGCTCTACGGTTCTCGCAGCAAGAAAAATCAAAAACTAATAGAGGCGGTTAAACAAGTATTATGA
- a CDS encoding glutathione S-transferase family protein, translating into MKKLYVTRTAPNARKAIILLASKGIDIDNMDDLDVVDIDFAAGEQFSDAFTAINPMQTVPVLTLDDGTVLNDSQAVCEYLDRVYGERSVMGNDVVQRAQVCAMRRVAEFEVLYNLMLAFQHSHPSKAQRVEQVPEFVAPSIARSIKALAYFEARLQDREYLVGDQSSFADIVLYLGLDFGKLLKVNPTEHGENLARFYAMMHERFSVKKMGKAKPTTESEQDK; encoded by the coding sequence GTGAAAAAATTATACGTAACTCGTACCGCCCCCAATGCGCGCAAAGCCATTATTTTACTGGCTTCAAAAGGTATTGATATCGATAATATGGATGACCTTGATGTAGTTGATATCGACTTTGCTGCTGGCGAGCAGTTCTCAGATGCGTTCACTGCTATCAACCCCATGCAGACGGTGCCGGTACTGACGCTTGATGACGGCACGGTACTCAATGACTCACAGGCCGTTTGTGAATATCTTGATCGCGTCTATGGTGAGCGTTCGGTCATGGGTAATGATGTGGTGCAGCGTGCTCAAGTCTGTGCCATGCGCCGTGTCGCTGAGTTTGAAGTGTTGTATAACCTGATGCTGGCATTTCAGCACAGTCACCCCTCTAAAGCCCAGCGTGTCGAGCAAGTACCAGAGTTCGTAGCGCCTTCTATTGCCCGTTCTATTAAAGCTTTGGCTTATTTTGAAGCGCGCTTACAAGATCGTGAATACTTAGTCGGCGATCAGTCGAGTTTTGCAGATATTGTATTGTATTTAGGGTTAGATTTTGGCAAATTATTAAAAGTAAACCCTACTGAACACGGAGAAAACCTCGCGCGTTTCTATGCGATGATGCATGAGCGCTTTAGTGTGAAAAAAATGGGTAAAGCCAAACCTACTACTGAAAGCGAGCAAGACAAGTAA
- a CDS encoding S41 family peptidase — MRLSAFKRPNKLVIPVAIKPAVFKPAFMIALLGIGSVSLYAQAATITPVDTSASSPTAGIQLISLKSDEVPSSNEADNLTDIAEGLDAADQTDDWIDNVPDASAVTDDLDYNNSNDINTDIPAEVAHVSLKAISPETLKTFVAVVDLVRREYVDAVNDEELFNNAMSGLLTKLDSHAEFLDAEAYDNLRAFTQGDVGDVGLTATYQPEVGYWVITDVITDSPADKKGIAVGDYLHQIDEFKLDDNKQSNDVKQLLTGIAGTQVDIITSKAGRRKHTTTLQRNNNHPQIIETRLVDGIAIVKLPAFQNNSREQILQSLISLNAPVSGILLDMRNNPGGVLASAVQIASLFMTDTDVVKVKGRQSPLQTLSTQGTAVLKPLPVVILQNRYSASAAEVLASSLQAQKRATIVGEVSYGKGSVQSVIPLNEEQAVKLTVAHYLTAAGKKIDRIGVQPDITLSGSENTWEQQALDLLRQQERPSGIRFVKKDTSKASAVEKSILSN; from the coding sequence ATGCGTCTATCAGCTTTTAAACGACCAAACAAACTGGTTATACCAGTAGCTATAAAGCCTGCTGTTTTTAAGCCTGCGTTTATGATTGCTCTGCTTGGGATAGGTAGCGTCAGCTTGTACGCTCAAGCGGCTACTATAACGCCTGTCGATACTAGTGCCAGCAGCCCCACAGCAGGTATACAGCTTATCAGTCTAAAAAGTGATGAAGTCCCGTCATCGAATGAGGCTGATAATTTAACGGATATAGCCGAAGGATTAGATGCTGCTGACCAGACTGATGATTGGATAGATAACGTACCTGATGCGAGCGCTGTAACTGATGATCTAGACTACAATAATTCAAATGATATAAATACTGATATTCCAGCTGAGGTCGCCCACGTCTCTTTGAAAGCGATTTCACCTGAGACCCTAAAGACCTTTGTCGCGGTGGTGGACCTAGTTCGGCGTGAGTACGTTGATGCAGTCAATGATGAAGAGTTGTTCAATAATGCTATGAGTGGCTTGCTGACCAAGCTTGATAGTCATGCCGAGTTTTTAGATGCTGAAGCTTATGATAATCTACGCGCTTTTACTCAAGGTGATGTCGGTGATGTCGGGCTGACAGCCACTTATCAACCAGAGGTAGGATATTGGGTCATTACCGATGTGATTACTGATTCGCCTGCTGATAAAAAAGGTATCGCTGTTGGTGATTATTTGCATCAAATTGATGAGTTCAAGCTTGATGACAATAAGCAATCCAATGATGTTAAGCAGTTGCTCACCGGTATTGCAGGTACGCAAGTCGATATTATTACCTCAAAAGCAGGTCGCCGTAAACATACCACTACTTTGCAACGTAATAATAACCATCCTCAAATTATTGAGACGCGTCTTGTTGATGGTATTGCTATTGTTAAATTACCGGCCTTTCAAAATAACAGCCGTGAACAAATCTTACAGAGCCTGATCAGTCTAAATGCTCCGGTTTCAGGTATATTATTAGATATGCGGAATAATCCAGGCGGCGTTCTGGCTTCAGCGGTACAAATAGCCAGCTTGTTTATGACGGATACCGATGTGGTAAAAGTAAAAGGTCGCCAAAGTCCCCTGCAAACCTTGTCTACCCAAGGCACTGCAGTACTTAAACCTCTGCCGGTTGTCATCCTACAGAATCGCTATTCAGCATCAGCAGCAGAAGTGTTGGCAAGCAGTTTACAGGCACAAAAGCGTGCGACTATTGTAGGCGAGGTCAGTTACGGCAAAGGGTCAGTACAATCAGTAATACCGCTTAATGAGGAACAAGCGGTCAAGTTAACGGTCGCCCATTACCTAACAGCTGCGGGTAAAAAGATAGATAGAATCGGTGTACAGCCTGATATAACTTTATCGGGTAGTGAGAATACGTGGGAGCAGCAGGCGCTCGATCTATTACGCCAGCAAGAGCGCCCTTCGGGCATACGCTTTGTGAAAAAGGATACTTCAAAAGCAAGTGCTGTTGAAAAATCGATATTGAGTAACTAG
- a CDS encoding FxsA family protein, whose protein sequence is MGQIVGIAIVWFIIEMLLWYLIAQFVSGWWVFIWFIIAAVIGISFIRKGMAALNPMAQQMKAGGMTNPSARPQESTMIKSVAVAAAGILLLIPGVISDLLALLVVLPPVQKKLKDIANNYVMNNQQKMMEMMAKQMGGQMGGQNPFGGAGGMGGQNPFGGAGDMGNQNPFGKQQKSPFGDVFKQHTTVDGTAKNIPKDVKNITKSANDE, encoded by the coding sequence ATGGGTCAGATAGTTGGTATTGCCATCGTTTGGTTTATTATCGAGATGCTGCTGTGGTATTTGATTGCCCAGTTTGTTAGTGGCTGGTGGGTATTCATTTGGTTTATTATCGCCGCTGTTATTGGTATTTCCTTTATTCGCAAAGGTATGGCCGCTCTTAATCCTATGGCGCAGCAAATGAAAGCGGGCGGAATGACCAACCCTTCGGCGCGGCCGCAAGAGTCGACCATGATCAAAAGTGTTGCGGTGGCGGCGGCAGGTATTCTACTGCTTATCCCAGGGGTAATTAGTGATTTGCTCGCGTTACTGGTGGTATTACCGCCTGTGCAAAAGAAGCTGAAAGACATTGCCAATAACTATGTTATGAATAATCAGCAAAAAATGATGGAAATGATGGCCAAGCAGATGGGTGGGCAAATGGGCGGACAAAATCCATTTGGCGGCGCTGGTGGCATGGGCGGACAAAACCCATTCGGTGGAGCAGGTGATATGGGCAACCAAAATCCTTTTGGTAAACAGCAAAAAAGCCCATTTGGTGATGTTTTTAAACAGCATACGACTGTTGACGGTACCGCTAAAAACATCCCTAAAGATGTGAAAAATATTACTAAATCTGCCAATGATGAGTAG
- a CDS encoding RNA-guided endonuclease InsQ/TnpB family protein, with the protein MIRGHIIELKPNNVQANHFARACGVARKAYNWALHEWQRQYREDKAYRDACLLAGIEIDSKNLNRPSQAKLRRELNAIKRELFPWMTEVTKCAPQAAIMQLGDAYNNFFKGLAEYPVTRKRGKDDRFSLSNDQFAIKGKSIRIPNLGWVRMKEALRFDGKIMAATISKRGGKWFVSVAVDLDHRVKKIIKTGKSVGIDLGITDLLVLSDGTKTKAPKPLAKYLSKLRTLNKNLSRTKKGSKNREKAKTKLSRLHYKIRGIRQDSLHKITSSLVREFDVIAIESLNVKGMVKNRKLSRAISDLGFFEFKRQLIYKANEQGKVVKSVGRFYPSSKTCSNCSHILGKDELTLKMREWTCPECQSKHDRDLNASINILNNATVILTVA; encoded by the coding sequence ATGATCCGTGGTCATATCATTGAACTCAAACCAAACAACGTACAGGCGAACCATTTTGCCCGTGCTTGCGGTGTGGCGCGGAAAGCTTACAACTGGGCCTTGCATGAGTGGCAACGTCAATATAGAGAGGACAAGGCCTACCGTGACGCCTGTTTATTGGCTGGTATTGAGATTGATTCCAAAAATCTAAACAGACCCTCACAAGCCAAGCTCAGACGCGAATTGAACGCCATTAAACGTGAGCTATTCCCGTGGATGACGGAAGTGACAAAATGTGCCCCGCAAGCCGCAATCATGCAACTGGGCGATGCTTATAACAACTTTTTTAAAGGGCTGGCTGAATACCCCGTCACGCGCAAGCGTGGTAAAGACGATAGATTCAGTCTCTCTAACGACCAATTTGCCATTAAAGGTAAATCCATTCGCATCCCTAATTTAGGCTGGGTGCGCATGAAAGAGGCTTTACGGTTTGACGGTAAAATAATGGCGGCCACCATCTCTAAGCGCGGCGGGAAATGGTTTGTCAGCGTTGCAGTTGATTTAGACCACAGGGTTAAAAAGATTATCAAGACAGGTAAAAGCGTTGGTATCGACCTTGGTATTACCGATTTATTAGTTTTATCAGACGGCACCAAAACTAAAGCACCTAAGCCCTTAGCTAAATATTTAAGCAAATTAAGAACACTCAATAAAAACCTGAGTCGCACTAAAAAAGGCAGTAAAAACAGAGAAAAGGCGAAAACCAAGCTCTCTCGTTTGCATTATAAGATCAGAGGTATCAGGCAGGATTCGTTGCACAAAATAACCTCTAGCTTGGTCAGAGAGTTTGATGTGATTGCGATTGAAAGTCTTAATGTCAAAGGCATGGTTAAAAATAGAAAGCTGTCACGCGCCATTAGTGATTTGGGTTTCTTTGAATTTAAGCGTCAGCTTATCTATAAAGCCAATGAGCAAGGCAAGGTTGTGAAGTCAGTCGGTCGTTTTTACCCAAGCTCAAAGACTTGCTCAAACTGCAGTCACATCCTTGGCAAAGATGAATTAACACTAAAGATGCGCGAATGGACGTGTCCTGAGTGTCAGTCCAAACATGACCGCGATCTCAACGCCAGTATCAATATTTTAAATAACGCGACTGTTATTTTAACAGTCGCATAA
- a CDS encoding META domain-containing protein, translated as MKPILTLALLPSLLMVSVALSACQNSSSSTENEVEAADTASETTDTTLTPNVIADEAMKAEQTAEQQMINSLARHRWTLDTATDSTSQPLSLLTTIKDQITLNFNKYQGQNTISYSVGCNTMSATYNLQGHTLTAEESMGTRMSCGDLNTAENRLNKLIYGDSQLSLVKGEKPMLTQVTGDSTTLVWKGRLTAKAKYNTKGETMFWAVSSETKPCADNGAKMCLQVKPVTYDDQGIKTSEGEWALFTGTIDGYQHDSTQEEVLRLQRYNLDTDDISEEGSDAEYAYVLDTVIENNT; from the coding sequence ATGAAACCAATTTTAACATTAGCATTGTTGCCAAGTTTGCTGATGGTCAGTGTCGCGTTAAGTGCTTGCCAAAACTCTTCTTCATCTACTGAGAATGAGGTAGAAGCTGCTGATACGGCCAGCGAGACCACTGATACCACTTTAACCCCTAACGTAATAGCAGATGAGGCTATGAAAGCTGAGCAGACCGCTGAGCAGCAGATGATTAATAGCCTTGCTCGCCACCGTTGGACATTAGATACTGCAACTGATAGCACCTCCCAACCACTATCTTTATTAACGACTATCAAAGATCAAATCACATTGAATTTTAACAAGTATCAAGGCCAAAACACTATCAGCTATAGTGTCGGCTGTAATACCATGAGCGCCACTTATAACCTACAGGGTCACACTTTAACTGCCGAAGAGAGTATGGGCACCAGAATGTCATGTGGCGATCTTAATACGGCCGAAAACCGCTTAAATAAGCTGATATATGGCGATAGTCAGCTAAGTTTAGTAAAGGGTGAGAAGCCAATGTTGACACAAGTCACAGGTGATTCGACTACTTTGGTTTGGAAGGGTAGGCTAACTGCGAAAGCGAAGTATAATACCAAAGGTGAGACTATGTTTTGGGCCGTAAGTTCTGAAACTAAACCTTGTGCCGATAACGGTGCAAAAATGTGCCTGCAAGTGAAGCCCGTCACTTATGATGATCAAGGTATAAAAACCAGCGAAGGTGAATGGGCGCTGTTTACAGGCACTATAGATGGCTATCAGCATGACAGCACACAGGAAGAGGTGCTGCGTTTGCAGCGTTATAATTTAGACACCGATGATATATCAGAAGAAGGCTCTGATGCAGAATATGCCTACGTGTTAGATACCGTGATCGAAAATAACACTTAA
- a CDS encoding peroxiredoxin has protein sequence MAHLRLGDSAPNFDASTTDGDINFYDWAGDSWVVFFSHPADYTPVCTTELGRTAALGGEFQKRNVKPIALSVDGLEDHKGWVSDIEETQGTAVNFPIIADSDRKVADLYDMIHPNADNTATVRSVFIIDPKKKVRLTLTYPASCGRNFDEIVRVIDAMQLSDEYNVATPVDWKEGDDVIIPPSVKNEDIAANYPKGHTEIKPYLRTTPAPNK, from the coding sequence ATGGCACATTTACGTTTAGGCGATAGCGCACCAAATTTTGACGCCAGCACCACAGATGGCGACATCAATTTTTACGATTGGGCAGGGGACAGCTGGGTGGTTTTCTTCTCACATCCTGCTGATTATACGCCAGTATGTACTACTGAACTGGGCCGTACCGCCGCATTGGGTGGTGAGTTTCAAAAGCGCAATGTTAAGCCTATCGCGCTATCAGTAGACGGTCTAGAAGACCACAAAGGCTGGGTTAGTGATATCGAAGAGACCCAAGGCACAGCCGTGAATTTCCCTATCATTGCTGACTCTGATCGTAAAGTAGCCGATTTATATGACATGATTCACCCCAATGCCGATAACACCGCCACGGTCAGAAGCGTATTCATTATTGATCCTAAAAAGAAAGTGCGCTTGACGCTTACCTATCCTGCCAGCTGTGGTCGTAACTTCGATGAAATCGTACGAGTAATTGATGCCATGCAACTGTCTGATGAGTATAATGTTGCAACCCCGGTCGACTGGAAAGAAGGCGATGACGTTATCATTCCACCTAGTGTCAAAAACGAAGATATCGCAGCCAATTATCCTAAAGGTCATACGGAAATTAAGCCTTATTTGCGTACGACACCTGCGCCCAATAAATAA
- the ruvC gene encoding crossover junction endodeoxyribonuclease RuvC, translating to MAIIIGIDPGSRMTGYGIIQQTGDKLTYIDAGTIRTETKEMPERLKRIFNGLTRIAQHHMKYSDEPIYTAVEQVFMAANPDSALKLGQARGAAIAALVALDLEVSEYTARQIKQAVCGYGAAAKEQVQEMVCRILALDVVPQEDAADGLACAICHAHSSHSMNKLLLNSGMSGRGATKKKGRWRLTEEDLNNRR from the coding sequence ATGGCAATTATTATCGGAATTGACCCCGGCTCGCGTATGACTGGTTATGGCATTATCCAACAAACGGGGGATAAGCTGACGTACATTGATGCTGGCACTATTCGCACAGAAACCAAAGAGATGCCTGAGCGTCTTAAGCGCATTTTTAATGGCTTAACTCGCATTGCTCAACATCATATGAAATATTCTGATGAACCTATTTATACCGCTGTTGAACAAGTATTTATGGCAGCAAACCCGGACTCTGCCCTTAAGCTGGGGCAAGCACGAGGCGCAGCCATTGCCGCTTTAGTGGCATTGGATTTAGAGGTCTCAGAATATACCGCGCGCCAAATCAAACAAGCGGTTTGTGGCTATGGCGCGGCGGCCAAAGAACAAGTTCAAGAAATGGTCTGCCGAATACTAGCGCTGGATGTGGTACCCCAAGAAGATGCCGCCGACGGTCTTGCCTGCGCAATCTGTCACGCACATTCAAGCCACTCTATGAATAAGCTGCTGCTTAACAGTGGTATGAGCGGACGTGGTGCCACTAAGAAAAAAGGCCGTTGGCGTTTAACAGAAGAAGACTTAAATAATCGACGTTAA
- a CDS encoding sigma-54-dependent transcriptional regulator produces the protein MTKTALVVDDEVDLCRLMQITLTKMGIKSDVAYTLSQAKTYWQDNAYDFCLTDLNLPDGSGLELVKQISNSSSTPVAIITAHGSMDLAIKALKLGAFDFVNKPLELPRLRQLVENALKVVHQDDDKKTTTERSPEQQILDSRLIGDSAVMHTLKNTILKLARSQAPVFLSGASGTGKEVVARLIHDLSPRRDGSFVPVNCGAIPSELMESEFFGHKKGSFTGAVADKKGLFQQANGGTLFLDELADLPLAMQVKLLRAIQEKTVRAIGDTKEVPVDIRILSATHKDLDQLVQSGAFRQDLYYRINVIELKLPTLNARRDDIPVLAQHFLALIAKEWQLDTPPTLTADACQRLQHHDFAGNVRELRNLLERALTLAETATIDVSHLGLAEIDVNHKSLTHHEKATTDEPAEANLNMADEPPTEPITSQDKNAPTTTKTATGPTTTNLHPYRTRTQHYPSHIQRSTTNAPENTDETDKRREQGLFIEKINSQSSLVSASEADLPKKGLEAYLQDQEKRLIITALKQTDWNKTQAAELLGTTFRSLRYRMKKLDIAEDQHGE, from the coding sequence ATGACAAAAACTGCGCTAGTCGTCGATGATGAAGTAGATTTATGCCGGCTGATGCAAATCACTCTAACTAAGATGGGCATCAAAAGCGATGTCGCTTATACTTTATCGCAAGCAAAAACATACTGGCAAGACAATGCCTATGATTTTTGCTTAACTGATTTAAACCTACCTGATGGTTCAGGTCTAGAATTGGTCAAGCAAATTAGTAACAGCTCTAGCACCCCAGTAGCTATCATTACCGCACACGGTAGTATGGATTTGGCTATTAAGGCACTCAAGCTTGGGGCTTTTGATTTTGTGAATAAGCCTCTTGAGTTACCACGTTTACGCCAGCTGGTTGAAAATGCCTTAAAGGTTGTTCATCAGGACGATGATAAAAAAACCACGACTGAGCGCTCACCTGAGCAGCAGATCTTAGACAGCCGTCTGATTGGTGACTCAGCAGTGATGCACACTCTCAAAAACACCATTTTAAAACTGGCGCGCTCGCAAGCCCCTGTATTTTTGTCAGGTGCTTCAGGAACGGGTAAAGAGGTGGTGGCAAGGCTGATTCATGATTTAAGTCCGCGCCGAGATGGTAGCTTTGTGCCCGTAAACTGTGGCGCAATACCTTCAGAATTGATGGAATCAGAGTTTTTCGGCCATAAAAAAGGCAGCTTTACCGGTGCAGTCGCTGACAAAAAAGGATTGTTTCAGCAGGCTAATGGGGGTACGTTGTTTTTAGATGAGTTGGCAGACTTGCCATTGGCAATGCAGGTGAAACTGCTGCGCGCCATTCAAGAAAAAACTGTACGCGCTATCGGTGATACCAAAGAAGTGCCAGTAGACATTCGTATCTTATCAGCGACTCATAAAGACTTAGACCAGCTGGTACAAAGTGGCGCATTTCGACAAGACTTATACTACCGTATCAACGTTATTGAGCTTAAGCTGCCCACCCTGAATGCCCGTCGTGATGATATCCCAGTGTTAGCCCAGCATTTTTTGGCATTGATTGCCAAGGAGTGGCAACTTGATACACCGCCAACATTGACAGCGGATGCCTGCCAGCGCTTGCAGCACCATGATTTCGCCGGTAACGTCCGCGAGCTGCGTAACTTACTTGAGCGCGCGTTAACCTTAGCTGAAACAGCAACAATTGACGTCAGTCATCTAGGGCTAGCTGAAATTGACGTCAATCATAAGTCTCTAACGCATCATGAGAAAGCTACTACTGATGAACCTGCTGAAGCCAATCTTAACATGGCTGACGAACCACCAACTGAGCCAATAACAAGTCAGGATAAAAACGCCCCAACGACGACAAAAACAGCAACTGGGCCGACGACAACTAATTTGCATCCTTACCGTACCCGCACTCAGCACTACCCTTCACACATTCAACGCTCAACTACTAACGCCCCAGAAAATACTGATGAAACAGACAAACGGCGTGAACAAGGGTTATTTATCGAGAAAATAAACAGTCAGTCGTCATTAGTAAGCGCATCTGAGGCCGATTTGCCTAAAAAAGGGCTAGAAGCTTATCTGCAAGATCAAGAAAAGCGCTTGATTATTACTGCGCTTAAACAGACTGACTGGAATAAAACCCAAGCTGCTGAGCTACTAGGCACCACTTTTCGTTCATTACGCTATCGGATGAAAAAACTAGATATTGCTGAAGATCAACATGGTGAGTAG